Proteins encoded together in one Micromonospora auratinigra window:
- the trpC gene encoding indole-3-glycerol phosphate synthase TrpC, with protein MLDEILAGVREDVARRQEQVPLERIRELAAAAPPPLDAYAALRRPGVAVIAEVKRSSPSKGRLAEIADPAELAGEYAAGGARAISVLTEGRWFGGSLDDLAAVRAAVKIPVLRKDFVVSSYQVHEARAHGADLVLLIVAALEQNALVGLLERIESLGMTALVEVHTEEEADRALEAGAQVIGVNARDLRTLEVDRSVFERIAPGLPSSVVKIAESGVRGPHDLIRYASAGADAVLVGEGLVTQKSPREAVAELVNAGNHPATPRPVR; from the coding sequence GTGCTCGACGAAATCCTGGCCGGCGTCCGCGAGGACGTGGCCCGGCGACAGGAGCAGGTTCCGCTGGAGCGGATCCGTGAGCTGGCCGCCGCCGCGCCGCCGCCGCTGGACGCGTACGCGGCCCTGCGGCGGCCCGGCGTGGCCGTGATCGCCGAGGTCAAGCGCTCGTCGCCGTCCAAGGGGCGGCTGGCCGAGATCGCCGATCCGGCCGAGCTGGCCGGTGAGTACGCGGCGGGCGGTGCCCGGGCGATCAGTGTGCTCACCGAGGGCCGCTGGTTCGGCGGGTCGCTGGACGACCTGGCCGCCGTGCGGGCCGCGGTGAAGATCCCGGTGCTGCGCAAGGACTTCGTGGTCTCCAGCTACCAGGTGCACGAGGCGCGGGCCCACGGCGCCGACCTGGTGCTGCTGATCGTCGCGGCCCTAGAGCAGAACGCGCTGGTCGGGCTGCTCGAGCGGATCGAGTCGCTGGGCATGACCGCGCTGGTCGAGGTGCACACCGAGGAGGAGGCCGACCGGGCCCTGGAGGCCGGCGCGCAGGTGATCGGGGTCAACGCCCGTGACCTGCGTACCCTGGAGGTCGACCGCTCGGTGTTCGAGCGGATCGCGCCCGGCCTGCCGAGCAGCGTCGTCAAGATCGCCGAGTCGGGCGTGCGCGGCCCGCACGACCTGATCCGGTACGCCTCGGCGGGTGCCGACGCGGTCCTGGTCGGCGAAGGGCTGGTCACCCAGAAGAGCCCCCGCGAGGCGGTCGCCGAGCTGGTCAACGCCGGTAACCACCCGGCGACGCCCCGCCCGGTGCGCTGA
- a CDS encoding Trp biosynthesis-associated membrane protein, translated as MSAPETVPAVGRGRRELTYAVLLCLAGAGLAFWAVTRTWSVELTARGSLPPSRHARTGADLLPWVSALAVVGLAGAGAVLATRGRVRRLVGVLLTGLGLAVAAGGGYGLTEGGVSRQWPALVLAGGLLAATGGVLTALRGAGWPAMGARYERAHRPAGPPGDADRPAVERGTRDAWEALDRGEDPTVS; from the coding sequence GTGAGCGCGCCGGAGACCGTCCCCGCCGTCGGTCGGGGCCGGCGCGAGCTGACGTACGCGGTGCTGCTCTGCCTGGCCGGCGCGGGCCTGGCCTTCTGGGCGGTGACCCGCACCTGGTCGGTCGAGCTGACCGCCCGGGGTTCGCTGCCGCCGAGCCGGCACGCCCGCACCGGCGCCGACCTGCTGCCCTGGGTCTCGGCGCTGGCGGTGGTCGGGCTGGCCGGGGCCGGCGCGGTGCTGGCCACCCGGGGCCGGGTCCGGCGCCTCGTCGGCGTGCTGCTGACCGGGCTCGGTCTGGCCGTGGCGGCCGGCGGCGGCTACGGCCTGACCGAGGGCGGGGTGAGCCGGCAGTGGCCGGCGCTGGTGCTGGCCGGCGGCCTGCTGGCGGCGACCGGTGGGGTGCTCACCGCGCTGCGCGGCGCGGGCTGGCCGGCGATGGGCGCCCGCTACGAGCGTGCGCACCGCCCGGCGGGACCGCCGGGCGACGCGGACCGGCCGGCCGTCGAGCGGGGCACCCGGGACGCCTGGGAGGCGCTCGACCGGGGCGAGGACCCGACGGTCAGCTGA
- a CDS encoding anthranilate synthase component I, which yields MTDGTVAPDPATFADLAARWRVVPVTRRLLADAETPVGVYRKLAGGPGTFLLESAEQGVGSAGTAWSRYSFIGVRSAATLTERDGTAAWVGAPPAGVPTGGDPVAVLRETVAALAGPAWDPASGMPPLTGGMVGYLGYDLVRRFERLPELTEDELDVPELGMMLATDLVVLDHYDGSALLVANAVLPPLDAPGRADLVTAAYHHAVGRLDAMTTALSRPIPPMISTVARPPAQDVASRTADGGYPKAVEEAKEAIRAGECFQIVLSQRFERATHADPLDVYRVLRTTNPSPYMYLLRFDGFDIVGSSPEAHLKVSAGPDGRRRALLHPIAGTRPRGGTPAADARLAAELLADPKERAEHVMLVDLGRNDLGRVCRPGTVEVPEFATIERYSHVMHIVSTVVGELREDRTAFDALAATFPAGTLSGAPKVRAMEIIEELEPVRRGLYGGTVGYFGFGGDLDMAIAIRTALIRDGRAYVQAGAGVVADSDPAAEDLETRNKAAAVLAAIAAAETLRPAR from the coding sequence ATGACCGACGGCACAGTCGCCCCGGACCCGGCCACCTTCGCCGACCTGGCGGCTCGCTGGCGGGTGGTGCCGGTCACCCGCCGGCTGCTCGCCGACGCGGAGACCCCGGTCGGGGTCTACCGCAAGCTCGCCGGTGGCCCCGGCACGTTCCTGCTGGAGTCCGCCGAGCAGGGCGTCGGCTCGGCCGGCACGGCCTGGTCCCGCTACTCGTTCATCGGGGTGCGCAGCGCCGCCACGCTCACCGAGCGCGACGGCACGGCGGCCTGGGTCGGCGCGCCGCCGGCCGGCGTACCGACCGGCGGGGACCCGGTGGCGGTGCTGCGGGAGACCGTCGCGGCCCTGGCCGGTCCGGCCTGGGACCCGGCCAGCGGGATGCCGCCGCTCACCGGCGGCATGGTGGGCTACCTGGGGTACGACCTGGTCCGCCGCTTCGAGCGGCTGCCCGAGCTGACCGAGGACGAGCTGGACGTGCCCGAGCTGGGCATGATGCTCGCCACCGACCTGGTGGTGCTCGACCACTACGACGGCTCGGCGCTGCTGGTCGCCAACGCGGTGCTGCCCCCGCTGGACGCGCCCGGCCGGGCGGACCTGGTGACGGCCGCGTACCACCACGCGGTGGGCCGGCTCGACGCGATGACCACCGCGCTGTCCCGACCGATTCCGCCCATGATCTCCACGGTGGCCCGACCGCCGGCGCAGGACGTGGCCAGCCGGACCGCCGACGGCGGGTACCCGAAGGCGGTGGAGGAGGCCAAGGAGGCGATCCGGGCCGGCGAGTGCTTCCAGATCGTGCTCAGCCAGCGGTTCGAGCGGGCCACCCACGCCGACCCGCTCGACGTCTACCGGGTGCTGCGCACCACCAACCCCAGCCCGTACATGTACCTGCTGCGCTTCGACGGGTTCGACATCGTCGGCTCCTCCCCGGAGGCGCACCTCAAGGTCAGCGCCGGCCCGGACGGCCGGCGGCGCGCGCTGCTGCACCCGATCGCCGGCACCCGGCCGCGCGGCGGCACCCCGGCGGCGGACGCCCGGCTCGCCGCCGAGCTGCTCGCCGACCCCAAGGAGCGCGCCGAGCACGTGATGCTGGTCGACCTGGGCCGCAACGACCTGGGGCGGGTGTGCCGGCCGGGCACCGTCGAGGTGCCGGAGTTCGCCACCATCGAGCGGTACAGCCATGTGATGCACATCGTCTCCACCGTGGTCGGGGAGCTGCGCGAGGACCGCACCGCCTTCGACGCGCTGGCCGCCACCTTCCCGGCCGGCACCCTCTCCGGCGCGCCCAAGGTCCGGGCCATGGAGATCATCGAGGAGTTGGAGCCGGTCCGGCGCGGCCTCTACGGCGGCACCGTCGGCTACTTCGGCTTCGGCGGCGACCTCGACATGGCGATCGCCATCCGGACCGCGCTGATCCGCGACGGCCGGGCCTACGTCCAGGCGGGTGCCGGGGTGGTGGCCGATTCCGATCCCGCCGCGGAGGACCTGGAGACCCGTAACAAGGCCGCCGCCGTGCTGGCCGCCATCGCCGCCGCCGAGACCCTGCGGCCGGCCCGGTGA
- the hisI gene encoding phosphoribosyl-AMP cyclohydrolase, which yields MPASDAPVTGAPTSPGAAAAPGPARPSRLDPEIAARLRRSADGLVAAVVRQHDSGEVLMVAWMDDEALHRTLTTGRATYWSRSRQEYWVKGATSGHHQHVRSVALDCDGDALLVSVDQVGAACHTGHRTCFFTELPVSAPEAGA from the coding sequence GTGCCCGCCTCTGACGCGCCGGTGACCGGCGCCCCCACCAGTCCCGGTGCCGCCGCGGCCCCCGGCCCGGCCCGCCCGTCCCGGCTCGACCCCGAGATCGCCGCCCGGCTGCGCCGCAGCGCCGACGGCCTGGTCGCGGCCGTGGTCCGCCAGCACGACTCGGGCGAGGTGCTGATGGTCGCCTGGATGGACGACGAGGCGCTGCACCGCACCCTCACCACCGGGCGGGCCACCTACTGGTCGCGCAGCCGACAGGAGTACTGGGTCAAGGGCGCCACCTCCGGTCACCACCAGCACGTCCGCTCGGTGGCGCTGGACTGCGACGGCGACGCCCTGCTGGTCAGCGTCGACCAGGTCGGCGCGGCCTGCCACACCGGGCACCGGACCTGCTTCTTCACCGAGCTGCCGGTCAGCGCGCCGGAGGCCGGCGCATGA
- a CDS encoding aldo/keto reductase, producing MIKRRIGAGGPEVSAIGLGCMGMSFAYGGADDAESTRTLHRALDLGVDHLDTADMYGFGANERLLAPVVRARRDEVFLATKFGNRTSGDSFGGTGTPGAYVDSSAAWAREACDASLGRLGIDTIDLYYLHRRNPATPIEETVGALAELVRAGKVRFLGLSEVSPATLRAAHAVHPIAAVQMEYSLFTRDVEGEMLATCRELGVSLVAYSPVGRGLLTGAITSREQLAVDDWRRTVPRFAEGNLDANLALVAAVREVAAEVGCTPAQAALAWVLAQGDDVLAIPGTKRVRYLEENAAAADVRLDAGQLDRLRGAVPADAVAGERYSEAGMRTVGH from the coding sequence ATGATCAAGCGACGGATCGGCGCGGGCGGACCGGAGGTCTCGGCGATCGGCCTGGGCTGCATGGGGATGAGCTTCGCGTACGGCGGCGCCGACGACGCCGAGTCGACGCGGACCCTGCACCGGGCCCTCGACCTCGGCGTGGACCACCTCGACACCGCCGACATGTACGGCTTCGGCGCGAACGAGCGGCTGCTCGCCCCGGTGGTGCGGGCCCGCCGCGACGAGGTCTTCCTGGCCACCAAGTTCGGCAACCGGACCAGCGGGGACAGCTTCGGCGGGACCGGCACCCCCGGCGCGTACGTGGACAGCAGCGCCGCCTGGGCCCGGGAGGCCTGCGACGCCTCGCTGGGCCGGCTCGGGATCGACACCATCGACCTGTACTACCTGCACCGGCGCAACCCGGCGACGCCGATCGAGGAGACCGTGGGCGCGCTGGCCGAGCTGGTCCGGGCCGGCAAGGTGCGCTTCCTCGGCCTCTCCGAGGTGAGCCCGGCGACCCTGCGGGCGGCACACGCCGTGCACCCGATCGCCGCGGTGCAGATGGAGTACTCGCTGTTCACCCGGGACGTCGAGGGGGAGATGCTGGCCACCTGCCGGGAGCTGGGGGTGTCCCTGGTGGCGTACTCGCCGGTCGGGCGCGGGCTGCTGACCGGCGCGATCACCAGCCGCGAGCAGCTCGCCGTCGACGACTGGCGGCGTACCGTGCCGCGGTTCGCCGAGGGCAACCTGGACGCCAACCTCGCGCTCGTGGCGGCCGTCCGCGAGGTCGCGGCCGAGGTCGGCTGTACCCCCGCGCAGGCCGCCCTGGCCTGGGTGCTCGCCCAGGGCGACGACGTGCTCGCGATCCCGGGCACCAAGCGGGTGCGCTACCTGGAGGAGAACGCCGCCGCGGCCGACGTCCGGCTCGACGCCGGGCAGCTGGACCGGCTCCGGGGGGCGGTCCCGGCCGACGCGGTGGCCGGGGAAAGGTACAGCGAGGCAGGAATGCGAACCGTCGGACACTGA
- a CDS encoding MerR family transcriptional regulator, producing the protein MDISTREMSLTVGEAAERVGLTTYTLRWYEQEGLVAPVGRDSSGRRRYTESDVNWLLLLTRLRRTGMPVRDMRRYAELARQGDRTLGARRALFEAHRARVLARMAELTEDLRVLDHKIDVYRRAEEELS; encoded by the coding sequence GTGGACATCAGCACGCGGGAGATGAGCCTCACCGTCGGTGAGGCGGCGGAGCGGGTCGGCCTGACCACCTACACGCTGCGCTGGTACGAGCAGGAAGGGCTGGTCGCCCCGGTGGGGCGCGACTCGTCGGGCCGCCGGCGCTACACCGAGTCCGACGTCAACTGGCTGCTCCTGCTCACCCGGCTGCGCCGCACCGGCATGCCGGTGCGCGACATGCGCCGCTACGCCGAACTCGCCCGCCAGGGCGACCGCACGCTCGGCGCGCGGCGGGCCCTCTTCGAGGCGCACCGCGCCCGGGTGCTGGCCCGGATGGCCGAGCTGACCGAGGACCTCCGGGTCCTCGACCACAAGATCGACGTGTACCGCAGGGCGGAGGAGGAGCTTTCATGA
- a CDS encoding ABC transporter ATP-binding protein, whose protein sequence is MDDAVAVRDLVVDRGRRRVLHGISCAVPRGRVTGLLGPSGSGKTTLMRAVVGVQTVGSGTVTVLGEPAGSAALRRRVGYLTQAPSVYADLSVRENARYFAALHGRGRAEADRAVADVGLAAAADQLVGTLSGGQRSRASLACALVGEPELVILDEPTVGQDPVLRADLWARFHALAAAGTTLLVSSHVMDEAARCDRLLLIRDGRLVADDTPDAVRAATGADDLEEAFLRLIRASEQEGTS, encoded by the coding sequence GTGGACGACGCGGTGGCGGTCCGTGACCTGGTGGTCGACCGGGGTCGACGCCGGGTGCTGCACGGCATCTCCTGCGCGGTGCCCCGCGGCCGGGTGACCGGCCTGCTGGGCCCCAGCGGCAGCGGCAAGACCACCCTGATGCGCGCGGTCGTCGGGGTGCAGACCGTCGGTTCGGGCACCGTCACCGTGCTGGGCGAGCCCGCCGGTTCGGCCGCGTTGCGCCGCCGGGTCGGCTACCTCACCCAGGCGCCCAGCGTCTACGCCGACCTGAGCGTGCGGGAGAACGCCCGCTACTTCGCGGCGCTGCACGGCCGGGGGCGGGCCGAGGCCGACCGGGCGGTCGCCGACGTCGGCCTGGCGGCGGCCGCCGACCAGCTGGTCGGCACCCTGTCCGGTGGGCAACGCAGCCGCGCCTCGCTGGCCTGCGCGCTGGTGGGCGAGCCCGAGCTGGTCATCCTCGACGAGCCCACCGTCGGCCAGGACCCGGTGCTGCGGGCCGACCTGTGGGCCCGGTTCCACGCCCTGGCCGCCGCCGGCACCACGCTGCTGGTGTCCAGCCACGTGATGGACGAGGCGGCCCGCTGCGACCGGCTGCTGCTGATCCGGGACGGGCGGCTGGTCGCCGACGACACCCCGGACGCGGTCCGGGCCGCCACCGGCGCGGACGACCTGGAGGAGGCGTTCCTCCGGCTGATCCGCGCGAGCGAGCAGGAGGGCACCTCATGA
- a CDS encoding ABC transporter permease codes for MNPRILAATTGRILRQLRHDRRTVALLLVVPTVLLTLVYFMYVDQPTPPGRPSVFDRVALIMLGFFPFIIMFLVTSIAMLRERTSGTLERLLTTPLGKLDLLFGYGIAFGLAGVLQAAVASLVAYRVFGLDTAGSGGLVVLIAGVNAVLAVALGLLCSAFARTEFQAVQFMPVVVLPQLLLCGLFVPRGEMSGWLQAISDALPLSYAVEALQEVGAHADPTTTMWRDLAIVTGAAVAALVLAAATLRRRSG; via the coding sequence ATGAACCCCCGCATCCTGGCCGCCACCACCGGGCGGATCCTGCGCCAGCTCCGGCACGACCGGCGGACCGTGGCGCTGCTGCTCGTGGTGCCGACCGTGCTGCTCACGCTGGTCTACTTCATGTACGTCGACCAGCCCACCCCGCCCGGGCGACCGAGCGTCTTCGACCGGGTGGCCCTGATCATGCTGGGCTTCTTCCCGTTCATCATCATGTTCCTGGTGACCAGCATCGCCATGCTGCGGGAACGCACCAGCGGCACCCTCGAACGGCTGCTCACCACCCCACTGGGCAAGCTGGACCTGCTGTTCGGCTACGGCATCGCGTTCGGGCTGGCGGGGGTGCTCCAGGCCGCCGTCGCCTCGCTGGTGGCGTACCGGGTGTTCGGGCTGGACACGGCGGGCAGCGGCGGGCTGGTCGTGCTGATCGCCGGGGTCAACGCGGTGCTGGCGGTGGCCCTCGGGCTGCTCTGCTCCGCCTTCGCCCGCACCGAGTTCCAGGCGGTGCAGTTCATGCCCGTGGTGGTGCTGCCCCAACTGCTGCTCTGCGGGCTGTTCGTGCCGCGCGGCGAGATGTCCGGCTGGCTCCAGGCGATCAGCGACGCGCTGCCCCTGTCGTACGCCGTCGAGGCGCTCCAGGAGGTCGGCGCGCACGCCGACCCGACCACGACGATGTGGCGGGACCTGGCGATCGTCACCGGGGCCGCGGTGGCCGCGCTGGTGCTGGCCGCCGCCACGCTGCGCCGGCGCAGCGGGTGA
- a CDS encoding TetR/AcrR family transcriptional regulator, translating into MSTRRGGRRPGKPDTREAILTAARTTFAERGFDAASIRAIATAAGVDPALVHHYFGTKEELFRATVAIPIDPAELLPGVLAGGPDEVGARLVRTFLTVWDSPVGTAAVALLRSAVNNEWTARLLREFLVTQVLRRVLDRLDLDPAETPLRGALVGAQMAGLAMMRYVIRLEPIASAAPETLVAAIGPTVQRYVTGPLDAA; encoded by the coding sequence GTGAGCACCCGGCGCGGCGGCCGCCGCCCCGGCAAGCCGGACACCCGCGAGGCGATCCTGACGGCCGCCCGGACGACCTTCGCCGAGCGGGGCTTCGACGCCGCCTCGATCCGGGCGATCGCGACCGCGGCCGGGGTGGACCCGGCCCTGGTGCACCACTACTTCGGCACCAAGGAGGAGCTGTTCCGGGCCACCGTGGCGATCCCGATCGACCCCGCCGAGCTGCTGCCCGGGGTGCTCGCCGGTGGCCCGGACGAGGTGGGCGCCCGGCTGGTGCGCACCTTCCTGACGGTGTGGGACTCCCCGGTCGGGACGGCCGCGGTGGCGCTGCTGCGCTCGGCGGTGAACAACGAGTGGACCGCCCGGCTGCTGCGCGAGTTCCTGGTCACCCAGGTGCTGCGCCGGGTCCTCGACCGGCTCGACCTGGACCCGGCCGAGACGCCGCTGCGGGGCGCGCTGGTCGGCGCCCAGATGGCCGGGCTGGCCATGATGCGGTACGTCATCCGCCTGGAGCCGATCGCCTCCGCCGCGCCGGAGACCCTGGTCGCCGCGATCGGCCCCACCGTCCAGCGCTACGTCACCGGCCCGCTGGACGCCGCCTGA
- a CDS encoding ABC transporter ATP-binding protein, which produces MTTAEDRTESTWQTMRRGLALSPELKTGLAGTLGLALVYMVGRVAVPVAVQRGIDHGIVGGLDLNVVSLTVIVTAAVLVVTTTCGYLMMRRLFTVSETALAGVRTRAFRHVHDLSMLHQQSERRGSLVSRVTSDVDQITQFLQWGGVILIVNLGQLVVTTAVMLAYSWQLTLVVLVAFAPAVLIIRLLQRRLAGAYGLVRQRMGTLLGVIGESVVGAPVIRAYGIAGRTARRLDSAIEGQRQAQQRAIRISIVGSSVGELAAGLALAGVVVVGVNLGVDRTLSIGQLTAFLFLVTLFIQPVQIATEVLNEAQNAIAGWRRVLDVLDVAPDVADPGEQGRDLPAGPLDVRFAGVTFAYPGGPPVLHDVTLEIPAKSRVAVVGETGSGKTTFAKLLTRLMDPTQGDVLLSGVSLRQVRFGSLRSRVVMVPQDGFLFDATVGENVRFARPELTDAQLTAAFTELGLADWLDGLPAGLDTPVGERGEALSVGERQLVALARAYVADPDLLVLDEATSAVDPATEVRLQRTLDAVTRGRTTLAIAHRLSTAQAADEVIVVDRGRVVQRGPHDELVKDPESTYGLLYASWLEQTR; this is translated from the coding sequence ATGACCACTGCGGAGGACCGGACCGAGTCGACCTGGCAGACCATGCGGCGCGGCCTGGCGCTCTCGCCGGAGCTGAAGACCGGGCTGGCCGGCACGCTCGGGCTGGCGCTGGTCTACATGGTCGGCCGGGTCGCCGTCCCGGTGGCCGTGCAGCGCGGCATCGACCACGGCATCGTCGGCGGGCTCGACCTGAACGTGGTGTCGCTCACCGTGATCGTCACCGCGGCCGTGCTGGTGGTGACCACCACCTGCGGCTACCTGATGATGCGCCGGCTCTTCACGGTCAGCGAGACCGCGCTCGCCGGGGTGCGGACCCGGGCCTTCCGGCACGTGCACGACCTGTCGATGCTGCACCAGCAGTCCGAGCGGCGCGGCTCGCTGGTCTCCCGGGTCACCAGCGACGTCGACCAGATCACCCAGTTCCTCCAGTGGGGCGGCGTGATCCTGATCGTCAACCTGGGCCAGCTGGTGGTCACCACCGCGGTGATGCTCGCGTACTCCTGGCAGCTCACCCTGGTGGTGCTCGTCGCGTTCGCGCCGGCGGTGCTGATCATCCGGTTGCTCCAGCGCCGGCTGGCCGGGGCGTACGGGCTGGTCCGGCAGCGGATGGGCACGCTGCTCGGGGTCATCGGGGAGAGCGTGGTGGGCGCGCCGGTGATCCGGGCGTACGGGATCGCCGGGCGCACCGCCCGGCGGCTGGACTCTGCGATCGAGGGGCAGCGGCAGGCCCAGCAGCGGGCCATCCGGATCAGCATCGTGGGCAGTTCGGTGGGGGAGCTGGCGGCCGGCCTGGCGCTGGCCGGGGTGGTGGTGGTCGGGGTCAACCTCGGCGTCGACCGCACCCTGTCGATCGGCCAGCTCACCGCGTTCCTGTTCCTGGTGACGCTCTTCATCCAGCCGGTGCAGATCGCCACCGAGGTGCTCAACGAGGCGCAGAACGCGATCGCCGGCTGGCGGCGGGTGCTGGACGTGCTGGACGTCGCGCCGGACGTGGCCGACCCGGGGGAGCAGGGACGGGACCTGCCCGCCGGCCCGCTGGACGTCCGCTTCGCCGGGGTCACCTTCGCCTACCCGGGCGGGCCGCCGGTGCTGCACGACGTGACCCTGGAGATCCCGGCGAAGAGCCGGGTGGCGGTGGTCGGTGAGACCGGCAGCGGCAAGACCACCTTCGCCAAGCTGCTCACCCGGCTGATGGACCCCACGCAGGGCGACGTGCTGCTCTCCGGGGTGTCGCTGCGCCAGGTGCGGTTCGGCTCGCTGCGCTCGCGGGTGGTGATGGTGCCGCAGGACGGCTTCCTCTTCGACGCCACGGTCGGGGAGAACGTGCGGTTCGCCCGGCCCGAGCTGACCGACGCCCAGCTCACCGCCGCCTTCACCGAGCTGGGCCTGGCCGACTGGCTGGACGGCCTGCCGGCCGGGCTGGACACCCCGGTCGGCGAACGCGGTGAGGCGCTCAGCGTCGGCGAGCGTCAGCTCGTCGCGCTGGCCCGGGCGTACGTGGCCGACCCCGACCTGCTGGTGCTGGACGAGGCGACCAGCGCCGTCGACCCGGCCACCGAGGTCCGCCTCCAGCGCACCCTGGACGCGGTCACCCGGGGCCGGACCACGCTGGCCATCGCCCACCGGCTCTCGACCGCCCAGGCGGCCGACGAGGTGATCGTGGTCGACCGGGGCCGCGTCGTGCAGCGCGGTCCGCACGACGAGCTGGTCAAGGACCCGGAGTCGACCTACGGCCTGCTCTACGCCTCCTGGCTCGAACAGACCCGCTGA
- a CDS encoding ABC transporter ATP-binding protein — MASGTSRDVLGRGLRVLGRAIREQPRIFAVAVAGSVLFGSMVIASAYVVGGVVGKVVVPAIERGSVTRGALALAAAALFGISVLRVVGIFGRRLGAGYMQYRLQAAYRRRVTRRYLDLPLAWHHRNATGTLLSNANSDVEAAWYPIAPLPFAVGTLVMLVGAVVSLFLTDWALALVGLAVFPALFALNVVYSRRMAPRQARAQRLRAEVSGIAHESFDGALVVKTMGREAQETARFAGRAGELRDALIAVGRLRGVFDPMLETLPSLGTLAVLVVGAIRLNQGAIDVTELVSVAFLFTVLAFPVRAIGWVLAELPRSVAGWDRVRRVLDATGDMPYGTTVLDPAAPAPATLAFHDVHFGYEPAEAHLPGTQVLGEVSFTVPAGRTVALVGPTGSGKSTIASLAVRLVDPHTGTVTLDGVDLRELTAASLAGTVALVAQVPFVFDDTVRANITLDRAGIGDEEVWAALRLAEADGFVAALPDGLDTMVGERGTSLSGGQRQRLTLARALAGRPRLLVLDDATSAVDPRVEAAILAGLRAPADGGAPASILVVAYRRATIALADEVIYVEQGRVLARGTHAELLATVPGYADLVTAYEQAEQEREQNRTYDEVTPLTSGLEIEVDR, encoded by the coding sequence TTGGCGAGCGGGACAAGTCGGGACGTCCTCGGCAGAGGGCTGCGGGTGCTCGGCCGGGCCATCCGGGAACAGCCACGGATCTTCGCGGTGGCGGTGGCCGGCAGCGTGCTGTTCGGCTCCATGGTCATCGCCAGCGCGTACGTCGTCGGTGGGGTCGTCGGCAAGGTGGTGGTCCCGGCCATCGAACGCGGCTCGGTGACCCGTGGCGCGCTCGCGCTGGCCGCCGCCGCCCTGTTCGGGATCAGCGTGCTGCGGGTGGTCGGCATCTTCGGCCGCCGGCTCGGCGCCGGCTACATGCAGTACCGGCTCCAGGCCGCCTACCGGCGCCGGGTCACCCGCCGCTACCTGGACCTGCCGCTGGCCTGGCACCACCGCAACGCCACCGGGACCCTGCTCTCCAACGCCAACTCCGACGTCGAGGCGGCCTGGTACCCGATCGCCCCGCTGCCCTTCGCGGTGGGCACCCTGGTGATGCTGGTCGGCGCGGTGGTCTCGCTCTTCCTCACCGACTGGGCGCTGGCCCTGGTCGGCCTCGCGGTCTTCCCGGCGCTGTTCGCGCTCAACGTGGTCTACTCCCGCCGGATGGCGCCCCGCCAGGCCCGCGCCCAGCGGCTGCGCGCCGAGGTCAGCGGCATCGCCCACGAGAGCTTCGACGGCGCGCTGGTGGTCAAGACCATGGGCCGCGAGGCGCAGGAGACCGCCCGGTTCGCCGGCCGGGCCGGTGAGCTGCGCGACGCGCTGATCGCGGTCGGCCGGCTGCGCGGCGTCTTCGACCCGATGCTGGAGACCCTGCCCAGCCTGGGCACGCTCGCCGTGCTGGTGGTCGGCGCGATCCGGCTGAACCAGGGCGCGATCGACGTGACCGAGCTGGTCAGCGTCGCCTTCCTCTTCACCGTGCTGGCCTTCCCGGTGCGCGCCATCGGCTGGGTGCTGGCCGAGCTGCCGCGCAGCGTCGCCGGCTGGGACCGGGTCCGCCGGGTGCTGGACGCCACCGGCGACATGCCGTACGGCACGACGGTCCTCGACCCGGCCGCCCCCGCCCCGGCCACCCTCGCCTTCCACGACGTGCACTTCGGGTACGAGCCGGCCGAGGCGCACCTGCCCGGCACGCAGGTGCTCGGCGAGGTGAGCTTCACCGTGCCGGCCGGGCGGACGGTCGCCCTGGTCGGGCCGACCGGGTCGGGCAAGTCGACCATCGCCTCGCTGGCGGTACGCCTGGTCGACCCGCACACCGGCACGGTCACCCTGGACGGCGTCGACCTGCGCGAGCTGACCGCCGCCTCGCTCGCCGGCACCGTGGCGCTGGTCGCCCAGGTGCCGTTCGTCTTCGACGACACCGTCCGGGCCAACATCACCCTGGACCGGGCCGGCATCGGCGACGAGGAGGTCTGGGCGGCGCTGCGGCTGGCCGAGGCGGACGGCTTCGTCGCCGCCCTCCCCGACGGGCTGGACACCATGGTCGGCGAGCGCGGCACCTCGCTCTCCGGCGGCCAGCGGCAGCGCCTCACCCTGGCCCGGGCGCTCGCCGGACGCCCCCGGCTGCTGGTGCTCGACGACGCCACCAGCGCCGTCGACCCGCGGGTCGAGGCCGCCATCCTGGCCGGCCTGCGCGCCCCGGCGGACGGCGGCGCGCCCGCGTCGATCCTGGTGGTCGCGTACCGGCGGGCCACCATCGCCCTCGCCGACGAGGTGATCTACGTCGAGCAGGGCCGGGTGCTGGCCCGGGGTACGCACGCCGAGCTGCTGGCGACCGTCCCCGGCTACGCCGACCTGGTCACCGCGTACGAGCAGGCCGAGCAGGAACGCGAACAGAACCGGACGTACGACGAGGTCACCCCGCTGACCTCCGGGCTGGAAATCGAGGTCGACCGGTGA